TTCAAATAGGTTTGAGGATGTGCTACGATATCCGTTGTCGCAATGGATTGGAAATTCCAGTGGCGTTCATCATGCACTTCCTGCAAGTAAGGAACCAAGGTATCTCCCACATAGGCTGAGGTCCCTGCTCCTGTCAAGATGACCTTGATATAGGCATGCTCTTGCCCAATTTTTTCTAAGAAAGTTTTTATTTCCGCTTTTCTTTCTTGGTACAAGCGAGCCGTTTCTTTCCAAACACTTGGTTGTTGGTAGATCTCACGAGTGGTGATCTCTGCTCCTAGCTCCTGCAAGTCTTCTTTTGTATAGTCTAACATAGAAACTGTTGTTCCTTTCCACAATCTAACGTTGATAAATGGGAAAGGAGCCTGAGATGATGCCCCCAGACTCCCATACCAACCTACTCATCTTCATCATCATCAAGGTTTGACAAGAGGTCATTGACCTTGACAATACTTTCTTTTGCACGTTCAGGGTAGTCCCCTTCATTACCAGTCAGGCTACTATTGATGAACTCAATGACCATCGGAAGATTCATCCCTGCGTATAAGTCAATCGCACGTCCTTCAAGGATCAAGCGGCTCACGGTGTTGCAAGGAGTTCCTCCCAAGAGATCGGCAAATACAATATAGTCTTCTAGACCTTGGACTGTTGCTTCAAATTTAGCAGTAAAGTCTTCTGGTCCTTCTTCTGGTAAGAGTGCAACCGTATGGATGGATTCTTGTGGTCCCATAATCATCTCTGTGCTAGCTTTAAGCTCTTCACAAAAGCGACCATGGCTGACCAGTACTAACTCTTTTGCCATACCCTACTCCATTACTGCATGCCGAAGCAGAAATGACCAAAGGCAGAGAAGGCAATCGCTGCGACGATAATCAACAAGATAGCTTTAGTTGAGTTCATTCCTTTACGTCCAAGCAACCAGTAAATCACACCTGTGATAATAGCTGGAACCAAGCGTGGGAAGATCAAATTGAGCATGTCTTGGATATCGATGGCTTTGTCCCCGATGTGTGGCATCCAGGTTACATCCACATTGATCATTGTTGCAATCAAGGCACCGACCATGAAGATACCAAGTACAGAAGCTGCTTCGATCAAAGCAGTCAAGGTACTTTGCATGTTGTTGATTAAGTTGGTACCTTCTTTATAAGCAAATTCCAACTGTTTCCAACGGAAGATATCATAAGCAACTGCTACAGCAATCCAAAGGAAGATACCCCATGGTTGACCTTGTGACGCGATGGTTGCTGCAATAGATCCCATAATAGCTGGAACCAAAGATCCAAAGATAGAGTCTCCAAGAGGGGCAAATGGTCCCATGAGACCTGTCTTGATCCCGTTAACCGCATCTTTAGAGTTGACACCATCTTTTTCTTCCAAAGCCAAATCAAAACCAGTGATAATGGTGTGGAAGAATGGAGAAGTATTGAAGAATTGCGTATGCAATTTCATCATTTCTTTCAATTCAGGTGTGCCATCTCCATACATTTTCCGCAATTGTGGAAGAAGCATGTAAAGGTAACCAGAAGCCTGCATCCGTTCGTAGTTCCAACCTAATTGGAAGGTGAAGAGGCTACGTTTGTTGATTTGTTTAAAATCCTCTTTAGTGAGTTTGTAGTTATTAGAATTCGTCATCTTCAATTTCCCCGCTTTCTACATTGCTTGCTGGAGCAGCTACAACTGTACGTTGGCTGTTTTTAAAGTGTTGCACTGCAAGGAAGATACCGATGATAGCAACCCCGATCATAGATACAGATTTGAAGTTGTTTGTGAAGGCAACCATTTGTTCTTTTGGAAGTTTTGCAAACGCATCTGTTCCAAGCATAGCAGAAATTGCAGCACCAACACTTTGAACATTGCTGTAAAGCACTGTCAACATCGCTGTCAAGCCAAAACCAAGGGCAAGATAGTGAAGGTGACGTTTCACAGGCAAGTAGTGAAGCAAGATCGCAAATCCAAGACCAGGAAGCATACGTCCTGCAAGAGTCAAGCCGTTTGCGAACCATTGATATTTTGCAACAAAGTCAACAACAGATTGGACAAAAGCACCACCAAAGGCAAGAGCCAAGAAGACAGGAAGGGCACGAGAGAGAGCCCAAGGAACAGCACCAAGAAGGTAGTTGCGTTCAATTCCTTTATAATCAAAGCGTTCGATCGCCGCATCAATCCGGTGTGCAAAGGCAGTAGTACTCATACGGCCAAGGATATCTGCATAGGTCAAGAGAGCAGCTACGGGAACGGCAATAGTTGAAATCGCAATTTCTGGTTTAATACCTTGCGCTACTGAAAAGGCAGTTGCAAGAACGGCACCAGATGTTGCGTCAATACGAGAAGCTCCACCGAAAGTACCTACACCGAGCACTGTCAATTGAAGAGAAGCTCCGATAAAGAGACCTATTCCTAAATCCCCCATAACAAGTCCTGTAATGAAACCAGCAAAGACTGGTGAGCCTGCTGATGAAACAATCGTCAACTCATCACAGATTTGATAAGCTGAGTACAAAGTAAGTAGTAAAATTTGCCACCATTGTATCATGACAATTTCCTCCTAAAAATTTTCTTTTACTTTAATAACTTCATAAAGTCTTCTGCTGTGTCGTTTGGCACCATCTGAGACGTAATTTTCACACCTTTTTCGTGGATCTTGTTGAAGTCTTCCACGTCCGCGTCCACCACATTGATCGAGCGGGTAATCGCACGTGTCTCATCAGTTTGAGACATATTGCCGACATTCAGCGTTTCAAGCTGAACGCCTGCTTCGATCAAACGAAGGAAACGATCAGGTTTGCGAGCTACGATAAAGAGTCGTTGGCTATCATATTTTCCAGCCAAGATATTTTCCGCAGCCTTTGCGACTGGCAAGATACTAAGCTTAACACCAGGTGGTGTCGCTAGTTTCAAGCCACTTTTTTCGATATCATTTTGAGCGACTTCATCATCGATCACCATGATACGTGAAACATTTAGTTTGGTAGTCCAAAGATTGGCTACCTGCCCGTGGATCAAACGTCCATCGATACGGCATCCTACAATAGTCATAAGTTTTCCCCCTTTACTGTGATAAATGTAGGTTGTTGAACAAGTTCAAGTGTCTCTTGGTAACGCCCTTCTGTCTCAAAGACGATCAGGCTATTGGCTCCTTCTTTGAGGAAACCATGAGGCACGTAAAGTGAAGTGGTCGGTCCGACCTCCCAGAAGCGACCAAGGTTGTGGCCGTTGACAAAGACAACCCCTTTCCCAAATCCTGTCATATCCAGATAAGTGTCAAGGGTGTGGTCCAGCTGAAAATCATATCGGTAAAATGCTGGAGCACCTGCCTGCCATTCCTTTGAAAAATCGAGCTGACTGAGATCTTGTAAATCCAGTGGGTACTGCTTCCAATGAAGGTGGAAATGCAAATCCACACAGACACCTGTGCGAATGCCCTTGTGCTGGCTATCAGCCAAGAGCTTGTGCCCGTAGTTGACACGTCCCATATTCTCAAGCAAGATTTTTAAATTCGTAATCGCTTTCTTTTTCCCTTTGATAAAAAGATCTTCACCGATCTCTGTTTGGTATTGTGTTGCTACATGTTGATCATCCAGGTAAATTTGTACCCGATCCCGACCATCAATGATGCGCAGTTTTTCTTCTTCCGCATCCAACTCAAGGTCTGTCTCATATAGGAGATAACCTGTGGTTTGCCCCAACTCTTCCATCTTTTCGGGATAAAGGCTGGTCTCGACTTGAGCCAAATTATCCAGATTCCCAAAAAGACTAGTCTTGGCCGCCAATTGCAAGGTTTGTTCTGGTAAACACTCTTTGATAAGTGGTTCTTGCTGTGGGTATTCCGGATAATAGGTCGCCATCATCTTTTGAATGGCATAATACTTCTCCGTCGGATTGCCCTGCTCATTGAGCAAAGCCCCATAGTCATAGGACGTCACCTGTGGCAAATCAAGCGTCCCCCGAGCTGAACAACCATTCATGAAGCCAAAATTGGTTCCGCCATGAAACATGTAGAGATTAATGGAGCCAAGCTCCAAGACCTCATGGACAGCTTCAGCCAACTCCTCTGGGTCCCTTTGAATCACAGGTTCTTTCCAGCGGGTAAACCAGCCATCCCAGAATTCCATACACATCAAGGGCCATCTCTTGCCGTATTCGTCAAAGAATTCTTTCATTTGACCAAAGTTATAGGTTGCTTTGGAACCGAAGTTTCCTGTCACGAAGAGGTCTTCTTCGATCAAGGTTCCTGCTCTTAGCGTTGCTCGCCATGGACCATCTGATGTAAAGAGAGGACAGGTCACGCCTTTTTCCTTCATCAAATCCCGAATGGCACGAAGATAATCCTTATCTTCTCCATAAGAGCCGTACTCATTTTCCACCTGCATCATAAGGATTGGACCACCCCGATCCACTTGGTAGGGTGTCAACAACCCAAGCAAGCGATCATAATAACGATCCACCGCTTCGATAAAGACTGGGTCTGATGAGCGGATTCGCAGGTCTTCTTCTAAGAGCCAAGCTGGCAATCCACCAAATTCCCACTCTGCACAGATAAAGGGCGACGGCCTTACAATCATGTAAAGTCCTAGAGACTGGGCTGTTTGAATGAAACGCTCTAGATCCAATCGGCCACTAAAGTCAAACTGCCCTTTGCGGGGTTCATGCGCATTCCAAGGAACATAGGTCTCAACCGTGTTAAAACCCAAAGCTTTTAGATTATACAAGGAATGATACCAGTCTGCTGGGTCAATACGGAAATAATGGATTGCTCCGGACAAAATCTTAAAGGGTTGACCTTTTAAATAGAAAGCATCGCGAATCTCAAAAACTCCCATAAACGCCCCCCTTTCTTATATGTAACCCTTTTCATTTATTAATATAATAAATTATTTGAAAAATGTCAACACTTTTATAAAAAATATGTTAAAATAGGGTTAAATAAGAGAAATCTAAAGAGAGGTAGCACTATGGCAATTCCAAAGTACCAACACATCAAAGATGATTTGAAGCAGCAAATTATCTCAGGAAAATTTGAAAATGGAGATAAATTTTATACGGAAGCTGAACTCATCAAAATTTATGATGTCAGCTCTATCACCGTTGTCCGTGCTTTGAACGACCTCGCCGCCGATGGCTACATTGTCCGTCAGCAAGGAAAGGGAACCTTTGTTTCTCGTGCTCGAAAACACAAACTGGTAGAATTTTCAGATGTTGAAACCTTCCCAATCCAAAAGGCCAAAGTCAAAGTTCTCTCTATTAAACGTGGAAATACCTTGAGCATCCTAGACAAACTAGGCCTCAACCCAACGCAATTCTATTATAAAATCGAACGGACTCGCCATACAGGGGATGATACCTATATCTTCCACCAAACCTATGTTCCCGAACAATACATCAATCCAAACTATCCAAATTTGGAATACTATAGCTCTATCTATGATCGCTTCAAAGAAGACTACCACATTCATATGAATGATGAGCACTTCGAAGAAGTCAACGAAATCGTCTTTCCTACACCTAGCAAGATTGCTAAAGTATTGAAGATCGACGAAAATTTCCCAACAGTCAAACAAGTGAAGACGACCAAGCTAGAAGCGACTGGCCAAATCCTTGAATACACGGAAACCTATAAACGCGGTGACTACTACAAGATCAAGTTCATCTCCTGTGACCGCGATCACTAAGAACTAAAAAGACTGAGACATCTCGGTCTTTTTTATAACTCCATTATAGCATGTTGAAAACGATTTCTAAAGACCTCTTTAAAAATATATATAATTAGTGATAATTTAGCTATAAAAAGTTTAAAAAGAAGCAGATTTCTCTGCTTCTTTTCGTCTATTTTTCAAATTCCCGTTTTTCTTGCGATTAGTCACCCAAACCGATGCGTTCGAAGATTTCATCCACCCGTTTGGTGTAGTATGTTGGGTTAAAGATTTCGTCGATTTCTTCTTGAGTGAGGCGTGATGTTACTTCTGGATCTGCTTCAAGAAGTGGCTTGAAGTCTACTTGGTTATCCCATGATTGGGCAGTCTTTGGTTGAACAAGGTCGTAAGCTTGCTCACGCGTCATGCCTTTTTCAATCAAAGTCAACATAGCACGTTGGCTGAAGATCAAACCAAATGTAGAGTTCATGTTGCGGATCATGTTTTCTGGGAAGACTGTCAAGTTCTTAACGATGTTTCCGAAACGGTTGAGCATGTAGTCAATCAAGATGGTTGTATCTGGTGCAATGATGCGCTCAGCTGATGAGTGAGAGATGTCACGTTCATGCCAAAGGGCTACGTTTTCATAGGCTGTGACCATGTGACCACGGATCACACGCGCAAGACCTGTCATGTTTTCAGAACCGATTGGGTTACGTTTGTGAGGCATTGCTGAAGATCCTTTTTGACCTTTAGCAAAGAACTCTTCCACTTCACGTTGTTCTGATTTTTGAAGACCACGGATTTCAGTTGCCATCCGCTCGATAGAAGTTGCGATGCTCGCAAGAACTGCAAAATACTCAGCATGAAGGTCACGAGGAAGGACCTGTGTAGAGATTTCTTGAGCACGGATACCCAATTTGTCACAGACGTATTTTTCAACGAATGGTGGGATGTTGGCAAAGTTACCAACCGCCCCAGAAATCTTACCAGCTTCCACGCCAGCAGCTGCATGCTCAAAACGCTCGATGTTCCGTTTCATTTCGCTGTACCAAGTGGCCAATTTCAAACCAAAAGTTGTCGGTTCAGCGTGCACACCGTGGGTACGCCCCATCATGATAGTAAACTTGTGTTCTTTCGCCTTGTCAGCGATGATGTTAAGGAAGTTTTCAAGGTCCTTGCGGATGATGTCGTTGGCTTGTTTGTAGAGGTAACCATAGGCAGTATCGACCACGTCAGTAGAAGTCAACCCATAGTGAACCCACTTGCGCTCTTCACCAAGCGTTTCAGAAACCGCACGTGTGAAGGCCACCACATCGTGACGAGTTTGCTGCTCGATTTCCAAAATACGGTCGATGTCAAAGTCCGCCTTTTCACGGATCAAAGCCACATCTTCCTTAGGGATTTCTCCCAATTCAGCCCATGCTTCGTCAGCCAAGATTTCCACCTCAAGCCAAGCACGGTATTTATTTTCTTCAGTCCAAATGTTCGCCATTTCAGGGCGAGAGTAACGTTCGATCATGTTTTTATTTTCCTTTCTTTTGATGTTTTACATCAGTTAGCAACCAACAGTCGTTTTATTCAAATTCTTCTTTTCCAATCCACACAGATGGATAGTGATCGAGTGTATTCAAATCCGTATCCATCGGCAGATCATAGATGGCTAAATAGTTTGCAGGATATTGAGCAGTCAGCTCTTCATACTTAGCTTTCACTTTTTCGTGATCGCTACTAGCATACAAGACTTCGACGACTGCTCCTGTCTTCTCTTTTTCAACAAAGGCGTTGACAATAATTTGAATCATAAAACCTCCTAAAGCGAAATGCCCTTCATATTTGCTTTCAGAATAGGCATCTTCACACCTAATTCTTGACCAGTCAGATAAACACTTTGACAACAATAGAAGATGTCCTGTTTATCATTGTGTAAGGTCATGATTTTTCGGGTCAGCTCATTTTTCGCAAACATGACTTTCATGGCTTTTCCTGCTATCCAAGCCGGGATTTTATAAGGTAAGAGTTCTGCTTTGTAAAGCTTCAAATTCACTCCACGCGCTTCTACAACTTTCAAGGCTTCTCGAATGGCCTTGATGGCTAATGATAATTCCGAAGAACTATTCATCAAGTTCAAAGCCAGTTCTTCTGGTTTTTCCAGATTTCCCGAACGCGCAGCTGTCGAAGTGACACCTGCATTAATTGCCATGTGAATCCAAATCCACTCGACCATATCATGAGGCACTTCCCACTTCAAATCTGCAGAAGTCAGTAAAGTCGTCAGATCACCATAGTTAGAAATGTGTGCTTTTTGCTCACCTTCTAGCATTAAATGGTCAAACAAGACACCATCCAAATGGTTCTCCTGCATGTGTCCACCCGCTGTCGGAAAGGCCAGAATATAGTCGTAATCTGTTGCCCACTTTTGGACCTCTTTTCGAGTATCCCAGAAATTACAGAAGAAAACAAGGGTACCTTTGATATTATTTTTTCGCAAGGTTTCCACAGCTTCTTGGACAAGCCCATGACGCACACTCAGAAAAATAAAATCATATTCCGAATCAGCTTCCGCCACACGAACCTCATAGGTGTCGTGTTTATTTTCACCCTTGGATTGATAGCGACCATCTAGCAAATCAACCGACAACTCCTTCGGAGCTGTGCTTTTCTTACTATCTCTCAGTACGTGTTCCACTTGATGGCCTGCTTTTTGAAAGGCGTAGGCATAAGCGGTCCCGATGACTCCAAGTCCTAGAATCGCTATTTTCACTTAAAAATCAATCCCTTTCCAGCAGTAGTTATCTGCTTCTCTTGGTTAACAAGCGCGTCTACGATGAGTTGAATCATATATTCTCCCCATTCAATTTAAATACTATTCTTCCTCAGAATCTTCGTAAACACAAAATTCAATCGAAAGTTTTATAGGGCGACTTGTTAATCCACAACTCTTTATATAATCATAGACCTCATCATCATCGAGGATATGCTTTATAACTAGTCGATTATTTGTTATATCTACAACATGAATCCCTTCTGCATCAGGAATTTCTGGAATCTCTACATCGTCCGCATAAGTAAATGTTAGAGTAGTAATATCATCTTCGAATACATCATCGAATTCTTCTACCATCTTAAAAATCAATCCCTTTCCCAAACTCTTCAACCTCATCTGGCACATCACTAAACAAAGTCACATGCCCCATCTTGCGGTTGTGCTTTGCTTCTAGTTTACCATATAAGTGGAGGTGAGCGCTTGGATTTTCTGTCACATATGTTTCAGCAGCTTCGACGTGTTGGCCGAGGACATTGAGCATGACAGCTGGTGCATGGAGGTGAATAGCAGGAAGTGGTGCTCCGAGAACGCCCAAGATGTGGGTATCAAACTGGGAGAAGCCGCAAGCTTCAATTGAATAATGCCCTGAATTGTGTGGACGTGGTGCAATTTCGTTGACAATGATGTCATCTGCTGTCGCAAACATTTCCACACAGAGGGTACCAGAGAGGTTCAGTTGTTCTGCGATGCGTACTGCCATGGCTTTGGTTTTTTCAGCTAGACTTTCTGAAATGCGAGCAGGCACAATGGTTTTTGAAAGAATGTTGTTGCTGTGGATATTTTCCTGAACGGGGAAGACTGTCACGTCCTTGCCATTACCAGAAACGATGATAGAAATTTCAAGGTCAAAGTTGACGAACTCTTCTAAAACGCAGTCTGCTGAATCAGCTAACGCATAGGCTTCTTCCAAATCTGCTTCTGAACGAATGACCTTCTGACCATGGCCATCGTAACCGCCTGTCGCAGTCTTGAGGACATAGTTTTTAGAGAGGTCGATGTCTGCCAAATCTTGGCTTGAGGTCACAACCTTGTAAGGAGCTACAGTGACTTGGGCCTTGTTGGAAAGAAAGTCCTTCTCAAAAATGCGATTTTGAGAGATGCGGAGTAGGTCTGTCCCTTGTGGAAGCTGACCATCTTTGATAACAGCATCGAGTCCATCAGCATCCACATTTTCAAATTCATAAGTGAGAACATCACAGCGATCTGCCAACTGACGAAGAGCATCTACGTCGTCGTAAGGGGCCACGATGATTTCTGCCACACGAGAGGCTGGGCAATCAGCTGCTGGATCCAAGGCGATAACCTTGTGTCCCATGTAGATAGCTGAGATCGCCATCATCTGACCGAGCTGGCCACCACCGATGATCCCAATGGTTTTAGTTGAGCTCATTTGTAGACTCCTCTGCAATTTTTCCTTGTTCTTCTGCGAAATCTGCTAACGCTGTCGCAATATCCTGGTCCTCTACTGAAAGAAGACGGAGGGCAAAGAGGGCCGCGTTAGTCGCACCTGCTTCACCGATCG
The DNA window shown above is from Streptococcus sp. S1 and carries:
- a CDS encoding PTS system mannose/fructose/N-acetylgalactosamine-transporter subunit IIB, whose translation is MTIVGCRIDGRLIHGQVANLWTTKLNVSRIMVIDDEVAQNDIEKSGLKLATPPGVKLSILPVAKAAENILAGKYDSQRLFIVARKPDRFLRLIEAGVQLETLNVGNMSQTDETRAITRSINVVDADVEDFNKIHEKGVKITSQMVPNDTAEDFMKLLK
- the purB gene encoding adenylosuccinate lyase encodes the protein MIERYSRPEMANIWTEENKYRAWLEVEILADEAWAELGEIPKEDVALIREKADFDIDRILEIEQQTRHDVVAFTRAVSETLGEERKWVHYGLTSTDVVDTAYGYLYKQANDIIRKDLENFLNIIADKAKEHKFTIMMGRTHGVHAEPTTFGLKLATWYSEMKRNIERFEHAAAGVEAGKISGAVGNFANIPPFVEKYVCDKLGIRAQEISTQVLPRDLHAEYFAVLASIATSIERMATEIRGLQKSEQREVEEFFAKGQKGSSAMPHKRNPIGSENMTGLARVIRGHMVTAYENVALWHERDISHSSAERIIAPDTTILIDYMLNRFGNIVKNLTVFPENMIRNMNSTFGLIFSQRAMLTLIEKGMTREQAYDLVQPKTAQSWDNQVDFKPLLEADPEVTSRLTQEEIDEIFNPTYYTKRVDEIFERIGLGD
- a CDS encoding ketopantoate reductase family protein, coding for MKIAILGLGVIGTAYAYAFQKAGHQVEHVLRDSKKSTAPKELSVDLLDGRYQSKGENKHDTYEVRVAEADSEYDFIFLSVRHGLVQEAVETLRKNNIKGTLVFFCNFWDTRKEVQKWATDYDYILAFPTAGGHMQENHLDGVLFDHLMLEGEQKAHISNYGDLTTLLTSADLKWEVPHDMVEWIWIHMAINAGVTSTAARSGNLEKPEELALNLMNSSSELSLAIKAIREALKVVEARGVNLKLYKAELLPYKIPAWIAGKAMKVMFAKNELTRKIMTLHNDKQDIFYCCQSVYLTGQELGVKMPILKANMKGISL
- the purK gene encoding 5-(carboxyamino)imidazole ribonucleotide synthase, which gives rise to MSSTKTIGIIGGGQLGQMMAISAIYMGHKVIALDPAADCPASRVAEIIVAPYDDVDALRQLADRCDVLTYEFENVDADGLDAVIKDGQLPQGTDLLRISQNRIFEKDFLSNKAQVTVAPYKVVTSSQDLADIDLSKNYVLKTATGGYDGHGQKVIRSEADLEEAYALADSADCVLEEFVNFDLEISIIVSGNGKDVTVFPVQENIHSNNILSKTIVPARISESLAEKTKAMAVRIAEQLNLSGTLCVEMFATADDIIVNEIAPRPHNSGHYSIEACGFSQFDTHILGVLGAPLPAIHLHAPAVMLNVLGQHVEAAETYVTENPSAHLHLYGKLEAKHNRKMGHVTLFSDVPDEVEEFGKGIDF
- a CDS encoding PTS system mannose/fructose/sorbose family transporter subunit IID, translating into MTNSNNYKLTKEDFKQINKRSLFTFQLGWNYERMQASGYLYMLLPQLRKMYGDGTPELKEMMKLHTQFFNTSPFFHTIITGFDLALEEKDGVNSKDAVNGIKTGLMGPFAPLGDSIFGSLVPAIMGSIAATIASQGQPWGIFLWIAVAVAYDIFRWKQLEFAYKEGTNLINNMQSTLTALIEAASVLGIFMVGALIATMINVDVTWMPHIGDKAIDIQDMLNLIFPRLVPAIITGVIYWLLGRKGMNSTKAILLIIVAAIAFSAFGHFCFGMQ
- a CDS encoding PTS sugar transporter subunit IIA; its protein translation is MAKELVLVSHGRFCEELKASTEMIMGPQESIHTVALLPEEGPEDFTAKFEATVQGLEDYIVFADLLGGTPCNTVSRLILEGRAIDLYAGMNLPMVIEFINSSLTGNEGDYPERAKESIVKVNDLLSNLDDDEDE
- a CDS encoding glycoside hydrolase family 35 protein → MGVFEIRDAFYLKGQPFKILSGAIHYFRIDPADWYHSLYNLKALGFNTVETYVPWNAHEPRKGQFDFSGRLDLERFIQTAQSLGLYMIVRPSPFICAEWEFGGLPAWLLEEDLRIRSSDPVFIEAVDRYYDRLLGLLTPYQVDRGGPILMMQVENEYGSYGEDKDYLRAIRDLMKEKGVTCPLFTSDGPWRATLRAGTLIEEDLFVTGNFGSKATYNFGQMKEFFDEYGKRWPLMCMEFWDGWFTRWKEPVIQRDPEELAEAVHEVLELGSINLYMFHGGTNFGFMNGCSARGTLDLPQVTSYDYGALLNEQGNPTEKYYAIQKMMATYYPEYPQQEPLIKECLPEQTLQLAAKTSLFGNLDNLAQVETSLYPEKMEELGQTTGYLLYETDLELDAEEEKLRIIDGRDRVQIYLDDQHVATQYQTEIGEDLFIKGKKKAITNLKILLENMGRVNYGHKLLADSQHKGIRTGVCVDLHFHLHWKQYPLDLQDLSQLDFSKEWQAGAPAFYRYDFQLDHTLDTYLDMTGFGKGVVFVNGHNLGRFWEVGPTTSLYVPHGFLKEGANSLIVFETEGRYQETLELVQQPTFITVKGENL
- a CDS encoding PTS mannose/fructose/sorbose/N-acetylgalactosamine transporter subunit IIC, translated to MIQWWQILLLTLYSAYQICDELTIVSSAGSPVFAGFITGLVMGDLGIGLFIGASLQLTVLGVGTFGGASRIDATSGAVLATAFSVAQGIKPEIAISTIAVPVAALLTYADILGRMSTTAFAHRIDAAIERFDYKGIERNYLLGAVPWALSRALPVFLALAFGGAFVQSVVDFVAKYQWFANGLTLAGRMLPGLGFAILLHYLPVKRHLHYLALGFGLTAMLTVLYSNVQSVGAAISAMLGTDAFAKLPKEQMVAFTNNFKSVSMIGVAIIGIFLAVQHFKNSQRTVVAAPASNVESGEIEDDEF
- a CDS encoding GntR family transcriptional regulator; the protein is MAIPKYQHIKDDLKQQIISGKFENGDKFYTEAELIKIYDVSSITVVRALNDLAADGYIVRQQGKGTFVSRARKHKLVEFSDVETFPIQKAKVKVLSIKRGNTLSILDKLGLNPTQFYYKIERTRHTGDDTYIFHQTYVPEQYINPNYPNLEYYSSIYDRFKEDYHIHMNDEHFEEVNEIVFPTPSKIAKVLKIDENFPTVKQVKTTKLEATGQILEYTETYKRGDYYKIKFISCDRDH